From the Paenibacillus sp. MMS20-IR301 genome, the window AACCTGTCTGCCTCCGAATATGAAGGTATTGTAACTGTAGCTGAGGTAGTAGGTGTAATCCAGCGGGTAGAAATGGTGCTGCGGATCAAAATGGAAATTAAACGTTACATCAACGAGCTGGGCAATGAAGGTAGGCTGATCAGCATGCAAATGGAAGAACTGGTCGGAAATACAGAGGAAGAAGCCTGGCTTCTGTACAGAGACTATGCCAGAGAGGAGCAGGAGGACAAAATCCGCGAAATTATCGCCGGGCTGAAGCGCAGCAGCGACGATGAACTGATGGATGACAACCACATAGCCCGTCTGCTCGGCTACTCTTCGACGGCGATTGCATCCGAGGAGGTCGTTACTCCGCGGGGGTACCGTCTGCTGAACAAGATTCCGCGCCTGCCAAATGTAATCATTCACAATCTGGTGGAACGCTTCGAAATGCTGCCTAATCTGATGACGGCGAGCATCGCTGAGCTCGATGAAGTTGACGGCATTGGCGAGGTGCGTGCACGCAATATTCAGGACGGACTGAAGCGGCTCCAGAAGCAAGTTCTTATTGACAGGCAAATGTAAATAACATACAATCACGTAATATTGGCTTCTAGTGAAGTTCAAAGTAAGCAAATTGAGGTGAAGAAATGATACAAAAATCAATTCCAAGTCTGTTTACGATCGGTAATCTGATGCTTGGGATGTTTGGTATCATGATGGCGTTTGACGGCAAGCTGAGCATGGCCGCTATCATGGTGATTATCGCTATGCTGCTCGACGGGCTGGATGGCCGTGTTGCACGCGCGCTGAAATGTGAGAGTGAATTCGGCAAGGAGCTGGACTCTTTATCGGATGTCGTTTCTTTCGGGGTCGCGCCGGCACTGATTATGTACCTCACAAGTCTGCAGGATATCAATTCTGCGGTAGGCTGGACTATTACAGCAATCTTCCCTGTATTCGGAGCTTTGCGTCTGGCCCGGTTTAATGTCCGCCCGGGAATTCCGGGATATTTCGTAGGGTTGCCGATTCCTGCTGCAGGTGGCGTTCTCGCCACACTGGCGCTTTTCCATAAAGATGTATCTGCCCCATTCATGATTGTTGCTACCCTGCTGCTCTCTTACCTGATGGTCAGCACGGTGAAGTATCCGAATTTCAAGAAGATTGGTCTGCCCAAAAAGGCGGTAATAGGCGCACCCGTAGTTATCGTCATTGCAGTAGCGGTTGCAGTTGTGTTTCCTGAACAGATTGCGAAGCTGATCTTTGTGCTGCTGGCGCTATACGCATTGTATGGCTTCAGGCAGAGCCTGGGTCTCCTTACCGCCCGCCGCCAGCGCCGGCGCAGAAGACGTTCGGAAGACAAAGTCTATCAATCAAAGAACGGATAAAGCTCATCCCGCACTGATATCACTTTCTTAAATTTTAACAAAAAGGCTTTGCCCTCCCTTAATCAGGAGAAGGCAAAGCCTTTTTTGTGTGAACAGATGAAGGATAGCGCGGCAAACGGCCTAGGACAAGTTAAACAAACCGAGTGTAGCGCATTTCTGCGATTCTTTGGCTACAACCTCGTCCATATTGATATCGAGCAGATTGCAGAGTGCGGACATATAGAACAGCTCACGGCCCAGCTCTGAGGCAATGACTTCCTTGCAGTTCTCGCACAGCCCGCCTTCGAGATGGGTCCCGGCCAGCTCCTTAGCTTCTTCCAGTCCCAAGGCTGGTTCAAATACCTGCTTCTTGGCATGCAGCTGGATGCAGCCGCATTCGGTAATCGCTTTGACGACAGCCCGGTTGACGGATGCGCTGCTCTGCCCATTCTTGGACATTACATCCAGAAGACTGCGGTGACGGAGCAACAGTTCGGAAACTTGATCCTGAAAGGCCTGTAAACTTGGTGCGCTCATTATCCATTCACCTCTCTGTTCGTAATTGAGTTCATTATATGCCAGGGGCTCCACTGTTTTCAACCGGGAACAGCAGTTTCCGGCAAGTACTGCAG encodes:
- the pssA gene encoding CDP-diacylglycerol--serine O-phosphatidyltransferase, which encodes MIQKSIPSLFTIGNLMLGMFGIMMAFDGKLSMAAIMVIIAMLLDGLDGRVARALKCESEFGKELDSLSDVVSFGVAPALIMYLTSLQDINSAVGWTITAIFPVFGALRLARFNVRPGIPGYFVGLPIPAAGGVLATLALFHKDVSAPFMIVATLLLSYLMVSTVKYPNFKKIGLPKKAVIGAPVVIVIAVAVAVVFPEQIAKLIFVLLALYALYGFRQSLGLLTARRQRRRRRRSEDKVYQSKNG
- a CDS encoding DUF1573 domain-containing protein; translation: MSAPSLQAFQDQVSELLLRHRSLLDVMSKNGQSSASVNRAVVKAITECGCIQLHAKKQVFEPALGLEEAKELAGTHLEGGLCENCKEVIASELGRELFYMSALCNLLDINMDEVVAKESQKCATLGLFNLS
- the disA gene encoding DNA integrity scanning diadenylate cyclase DisA codes for the protein MKEYNPLDNMNDLLRMAAPGTPFREGLENVLRAKTGALIVVGYSPEVMEVVDGGFSINCDFSPNYLYELAKMDGAIILSEDLKRILYANTQLIPDSSISSIETGIRHRTAERVAKQTGKLVVSISQRRNIITLYQGSIRYALKEIGAILAKANQAIQTLEKYKAVLTQGLTNLSASEYEGIVTVAEVVGVIQRVEMVLRIKMEIKRYINELGNEGRLISMQMEELVGNTEEEAWLLYRDYAREEQEDKIREIIAGLKRSSDDELMDDNHIARLLGYSSTAIASEEVVTPRGYRLLNKIPRLPNVIIHNLVERFEMLPNLMTASIAELDEVDGIGEVRARNIQDGLKRLQKQVLIDRQM